The Methylomusa anaerophila genome has a segment encoding these proteins:
- a CDS encoding DUF2148 domain-containing protein — MMFSAGKTAVDLGFLGEAVKVAYGIPLSISGKSPFFDR; from the coding sequence ATGATGTTCAGCGCCGGCAAAACCGCAGTCGATCTCGGTTTTCTAGGCGAAGCCGTCAAAGTTGCCTATGGTATCCCGCTGAGTATCAGCGGCAAAAGTCCGTTTTTTGACCGATAA
- a CDS encoding response regulator transcription factor, translating into MVKILIADDEKDIRDIVTWYLSREGFEVFAAADGHAAMDIETAHLPDLLILDVMMPGLSGWEIAKTVQRKVPIIFLTALNEENDKIHGFKLGADDYIAKPFSPRELVARVQVILRRTGTLALPGDVLQFPPLSLEPGTQKVSVNEQVVELSAKEFELLYFLIRHPHTVFTRENLLVNLWGYDFDGDERTVDSTIRRIRKKMGVAEDFIKTVRGSGYKFEADKV; encoded by the coding sequence ATGGTGAAAATTCTAATTGCCGATGATGAGAAAGATATCCGCGATATTGTTACCTGGTATCTTAGCCGCGAAGGGTTTGAGGTTTTCGCAGCAGCCGACGGACATGCGGCCATGGATATCGAGACCGCTCACTTACCTGATTTACTCATATTAGACGTCATGATGCCCGGCCTATCCGGCTGGGAAATTGCCAAGACTGTACAGCGGAAGGTCCCCATTATTTTTTTAACCGCATTAAACGAAGAAAACGATAAAATCCATGGCTTCAAACTGGGCGCGGATGATTATATTGCCAAACCGTTTAGCCCGCGGGAATTAGTCGCCAGAGTCCAGGTTATTTTACGCCGAACTGGAACATTAGCTTTGCCAGGCGATGTTCTGCAGTTTCCGCCCTTATCCTTAGAACCGGGAACACAGAAAGTTTCGGTTAATGAACAAGTGGTTGAACTATCCGCCAAAGAATTTGAATTATTATACTTTCTGATCCGTCATCCCCATACGGTTTTTACCAGAGAGAATCTGCTGGTTAATTTATGGGGTTATGACTTTGACGGGGATGAGCGTACTGTCGATTCTACGATAAGAAGAATACGCAAAAAAATGGGCGTAGCCGAAGATTTTATCAAAACGGTGCGGGGAAGCGGTTATAAGTTTGAGGCGGATAAAGTATGA
- a CDS encoding DUF255 domain-containing protein produces the protein MTARANSIDWYPWGEEAFAKAREEDKPIFFSCGYSTCQWCHVHIRVKVFICTIA, from the coding sequence ATTACAGCACGCGCAAATTCGATAGATTGGTATCCGTGGGGCGAAGAAGCGTTTGCTAAAGCGAGAGAAGAAGATAAGCCGATATTTTTTAGTTGTGGCTATAGTACATGCCAGTGGTGCCATGTACACATTAGAGTAAAAGTTTTTATCTGCACAATAGCATAA
- a CDS encoding C40 family peptidase: MEQHARQMVSGAINVPLAIFWSNPDAQYRKISLAAAVNPTSWSQSLDVQQRLWLVNKVNTMAIYGERVTILDGQNNWLQVAAMAQRTKDNKWGQAGWVPENQISYNSDYLVEQSCLPQAVVSIPKAALFWDTTCWTQPINELSFQVRLPILLEEKSVFKVRLPDGGTGHVSRLETKKVSELFFSRECIVAQARQFLGLRYLWGGTSCYGFDCSGYTFRLYQSQGISLYRNSKQQSQEGIPIEENNLLPGDLVFFASEGGKGNIHHVGMCVGNGIMIHAPQSRSAIQESRFDIGHYHEEYWGGRRYVYC; encoded by the coding sequence ATGGAACAACATGCAAGGCAGATGGTCTCTGGTGCCATCAATGTACCGTTGGCTATCTTTTGGTCTAATCCAGATGCTCAATATCGAAAGATCAGCTTAGCTGCGGCTGTCAATCCTACGTCATGGTCACAAAGCTTGGATGTACAACAAAGACTGTGGCTAGTTAATAAAGTAAATACCATGGCAATATACGGCGAAAGAGTCACAATACTAGATGGACAAAACAACTGGCTGCAAGTAGCCGCAATGGCCCAACGCACCAAAGATAACAAATGGGGTCAAGCCGGCTGGGTGCCGGAAAACCAAATCAGCTATAATAGTGATTATCTCGTAGAGCAATCCTGTTTACCGCAGGCTGTAGTATCTATACCAAAGGCAGCGTTATTTTGGGATACAACCTGTTGGACCCAGCCCATTAACGAACTCAGTTTCCAAGTCCGACTGCCCATCCTTTTAGAAGAGAAATCTGTTTTTAAAGTTCGCCTACCAGACGGCGGCACAGGTCATGTCTCTCGATTAGAAACAAAAAAAGTCTCTGAGCTTTTCTTTTCTAGAGAATGTATTGTGGCACAAGCCAGGCAATTTTTAGGGCTGCGCTATTTATGGGGCGGCACTTCCTGTTATGGGTTTGATTGCTCTGGGTATACCTTTCGCCTATATCAGTCCCAAGGCATATCCCTTTACCGCAACTCTAAACAGCAATCACAAGAAGGTATTCCGATTGAGGAAAATAATCTTCTGCCCGGTGATCTCGTTTTTTTTGCGAGTGAAGGAGGCAAAGGCAACATTCACCATGTAGGCATGTGTGTGGGAAACGGCATAATGATTCATGCTCCACAAAGTAGATCCGCAATACAAGAGAGTCGCTTTGATATTGGTCACTACCACGAAGAATACTGGGGCGGCAGGCGTTATGTCTACTGCTGA
- a CDS encoding HAMP domain-containing sensor histidine kinase, with the protein MITRSLFFRQLSSHVAIILCMALTLLGSILYFAHHGGTLAANVKNIAAFFAEELKTGYISDRELELVGRASGAVFWLEDNDGRLIQGNPPADLNANSHKTSHTASYSHTFLFSTKRLNAIMISVPVTIEDKSGLLMAYYQFNPGLLETIIRSYSFPFIVGLAAAFLLAVLLSRKLTRSIADIAAAAKRFSAGDYTSRTRATTKDEIGTLGKTFNAMADAILHTQQTRRDFYSNISHELKTPLSCIKATTEALLDGIAVNDQEKTHYLERILAETDRMSRLVHDIMDMEQLEAGKMFIKQERLDVAALLLHQADTIELLLKKKNLSLLLRIETDKRYVFGDADRFAQVLDNLLSNAIRHAPAGSQIGLLLTEENNWLQISVSDQGEGIASEDLPLIWERFYRVDKSRTRSLGGSGLGLSISRGLVEAMGGTIAVESEKGTVFKIRIPWQK; encoded by the coding sequence ATGATCACCCGTTCATTGTTTTTTCGCCAGCTATCCAGCCATGTGGCAATCATTCTCTGTATGGCCCTAACCTTGTTAGGTTCAATTCTGTATTTTGCACATCATGGCGGCACTCTAGCTGCTAATGTTAAAAATATTGCCGCCTTTTTCGCCGAGGAGTTGAAAACAGGGTACATATCGGACCGTGAGCTGGAGCTGGTCGGTCGGGCCAGCGGAGCCGTATTCTGGCTAGAAGACAACGATGGTCGGCTTATTCAGGGAAATCCGCCCGCTGATTTGAATGCAAATTCTCATAAAACCAGTCATACGGCAAGCTATTCCCATACGTTCCTTTTTTCCACAAAAAGGCTAAATGCCATTATGATTTCAGTCCCGGTGACAATAGAAGATAAGTCAGGGCTATTGATGGCCTACTATCAGTTCAACCCGGGCCTCCTGGAAACCATCATCCGCTCTTATTCTTTTCCGTTTATTGTCGGACTTGCGGCCGCCTTTTTATTAGCCGTATTGCTATCGCGGAAATTAACCCGGTCGATTGCCGATATTGCAGCGGCCGCCAAGCGCTTCTCCGCTGGAGATTATACCAGCCGTACCCGTGCCACTACAAAAGACGAAATCGGGACACTTGGCAAAACCTTCAATGCTATGGCCGACGCCATTCTTCATACCCAGCAAACCAGACGTGATTTTTACTCCAACATTTCCCATGAACTCAAAACACCGCTAAGCTGTATAAAAGCCACAACTGAAGCCCTCCTTGACGGTATTGCGGTAAATGATCAGGAAAAAACGCACTATTTAGAAAGGATATTAGCGGAAACGGATCGCATGTCCCGGTTAGTCCACGATATTATGGATATGGAGCAATTGGAAGCCGGAAAGATGTTTATCAAACAGGAACGGCTTGATGTAGCCGCGTTGCTGCTGCATCAAGCCGATACGATCGAACTGTTGTTAAAGAAAAAAAATCTGTCTCTTCTGCTGCGGATCGAGACGGATAAGCGTTATGTTTTCGGTGATGCCGACCGGTTTGCGCAGGTTTTGGATAATCTGCTGAGTAATGCCATACGGCACGCTCCAGCCGGTTCACAGATTGGCTTACTATTGACCGAAGAAAATAACTGGCTGCAAATTTCCGTGTCTGATCAGGGAGAAGGGATTGCCAGCGAAGATTTACCGTTGATCTGGGAACGCTTCTATCGTGTTGACAAATCCCGTACCCGCTCGCTGGGCGGGAGTGGTCTGGGTTTGTCCATAAGCCGCGGTTTAGTGGAAGCAATGGGAGGAACGATAGCGGTAGAAAGTGAAAAAGGAACCGTTTTTAAAATCCGCATACCTTGGCAAAAGTAA
- a CDS encoding DUF4405 domain-containing protein, whose product MGDGIRRCCKEGTIYNTFHIFHSAVNLLLLITMLALLINGVTLSRTVFAFMDLNGGLSARKLHMLSVYWGFILTSVHLGMHWGFIIDAVRKMAKITSASRNRTFTLQIMAVLLAIYEVYAFFSREIGAKLILYYTFDFWNYDQSLVIFFVDYLAIMGLCVCVTYYTVKLMQRSSVRKI is encoded by the coding sequence ATTGGGGATGGTATAAGACGCTGCTGCAAGGAAGGTACAATATACAATACATTTCATATTTTTCATAGCGCAGTCAATCTACTCCTTCTTATCACGATGCTGGCACTGCTAATAAACGGCGTAACGCTTTCCCGCACTGTGTTTGCCTTTATGGACCTCAACGGCGGCTTATCCGCTCGTAAGCTGCATATGCTGTCCGTATATTGGGGCTTTATCCTCACGTCAGTGCATCTTGGAATGCACTGGGGTTTCATTATAGATGCGGTGCGAAAGATGGCGAAAATTACTTCGGCGAGCCGCAACCGGACCTTTACGCTGCAAATTATGGCGGTATTGCTTGCGATATATGAAGTATATGCTTTCTTTAGCAGAGAAATAGGAGCCAAGCTGATTCTATATTATACCTTTGATTTCTGGAACTATGACCAATCCCTTGTGATCTTTTTTGTTGATTACCTGGCCATCATGGGGCTCTGTGTCTGCGTGACTTATTATACGGTAAAGCTGATGCAGCGAAGCTCTGTAAGAAAGATTTGA
- a CDS encoding efflux RND transporter periplasmic adaptor subunit, whose product MKSSPKLIVGIILLIGLAGWAFMRLSAGGKTAVSPQMPGGAVAVKALRVAQQDIPISYEFAGKVTAKDEVKIMSKVSGNIVAKMVQGGDTVYKGQPLFKIDNKQYLSSISSARATLTKSQATLRNTQRDVERYRSLAANGAIARQTLDSYEAQAEEEMATVEANRASLQQSIEDEQDTLIVSPVDGRIDVNEVSIGQFVTAGTTTMATVSSVDPIWVQFSMSETEYIKFARLGGGTLPDTFRDNLKLIVTDGSEYNLTGRVKQIDRGIGDTTGTITLKAFFDNPQQFLLPGMFAKIVVPGEFRQGAILIPQRAVRELLDETFVTIVTADNKAASRKVKIAEKAGNMWVVAEGLAAGDCVVVEGMDKVKKDTALLVTMITPEDLLVPAKK is encoded by the coding sequence ATGAAGTCTTCCCCAAAATTGATTGTTGGTATTATCCTATTGATCGGCTTAGCGGGATGGGCATTTATGCGGCTGAGTGCCGGCGGCAAAACTGCCGTTAGCCCCCAGATGCCCGGTGGAGCGGTAGCAGTCAAGGCGCTGCGCGTTGCGCAGCAGGACATACCCATCAGCTATGAGTTCGCCGGGAAAGTGACGGCCAAGGATGAGGTCAAAATCATGTCCAAAGTGTCAGGCAATATCGTGGCCAAAATGGTCCAGGGCGGTGATACGGTTTACAAGGGTCAGCCTTTATTTAAGATCGACAATAAACAGTATTTGTCGTCTATCAGTTCTGCCCGGGCAACATTGACCAAGTCGCAGGCGACGCTGCGAAACACCCAAAGAGATGTGGAAAGATACAGGAGTTTGGCGGCGAATGGGGCGATTGCCCGACAAACGCTGGATTCGTATGAAGCCCAAGCCGAGGAAGAAATGGCAACCGTGGAGGCCAACCGGGCCAGTTTGCAGCAGTCAATCGAGGACGAACAGGATACTCTGATTGTCTCGCCGGTAGACGGCCGGATTGATGTCAACGAGGTTAGCATTGGGCAATTCGTGACAGCCGGTACGACGACAATGGCTACCGTATCTTCCGTGGACCCCATCTGGGTGCAATTTAGTATGAGTGAAACCGAGTATATTAAATTTGCCCGCCTGGGGGGCGGGACATTACCGGATACATTTAGAGACAATTTGAAGCTTATCGTTACCGATGGCTCGGAGTATAACCTTACCGGGCGGGTTAAGCAGATTGACAGGGGGATCGGGGACACTACCGGCACCATCACGCTAAAGGCGTTTTTCGATAATCCCCAGCAGTTTCTGCTCCCCGGGATGTTTGCCAAAATCGTAGTCCCGGGTGAATTTCGCCAAGGGGCGATCCTGATTCCGCAACGGGCCGTAAGAGAACTCTTGGATGAAACGTTCGTCACCATCGTTACCGCCGATAACAAGGCGGCGAGCCGCAAGGTCAAAATAGCCGAAAAAGCAGGCAATATGTGGGTGGTGGCCGAAGGGCTTGCGGCGGGCGACTGCGTGGTTGTCGAAGGCATGGATAAGGTGAAGAAAGATACAGCATTACTTGTTACCATGATAACACCGGAAGATTTGCTGGTTCCGGCCAAGAAATAG
- a CDS encoding efflux RND transporter permease subunit, giving the protein MANFFINRPVFAIVLSVLITIIGGIAAFNLPVAQYPQISPPTIAVSTNYWGANAEVVNQTVAQVIEQQVNGVEGMISMSSTSSDAGMYSLSVQFESGKDADNAAVQTQNRVAEATAGLPASVQAGGVTTRKSSSDMSLVFSLWADNDTYSPNFLKNYGSIYLVDNIKRVKGVGEVVEFGSDYSMRIWLQPEKMAQLGISASDVITAIEKQNVQAPAGALGKMPVDAGQEFQYTARVKGRLSDVKDFEDIIILAQADGSSVRLKDVARLELGSRDYTYESLTNGHPATMLAVKLTSDANAMETITNVKKVIEEAEKSFPEGMHYQIVIDTTQFVRESMTEVMKTFTEALLLVVVVVFLFLQSWRATLIPVLAIPVSLIGTFGAFIILGFTINTLTLFAMVLAIGLVVDDAIVVIEAVEYHMRYSGLTPLAATRRAMNEVSGPVVAIAFVLAAVFIPVAFFGGMMGVLYKQFALTIAVSMALSAVVALSLTPALCTLILKPHNPNTHDGALGRFFSSFNAWFEQQTEGYGRQLKKIIARSRLCMALLAVVVILLGGLYQLVPSSFVPQEDQGYYMASVSLPDAASLNRTGKTVQSFSATLKTQPGVADVLAVTGMDIVGGGAKSNAGTMFIGLAPWSERNTPELQINTNIRQTFMLGAKLPEGTVIAFNPPALPGLGMVGGFTMMLQNLNGDSLAKLDDISRQFIAAAQQRPEIGSITSNFKADTPGYEFDVDRQKAEKMGVSVDDIFMALQVFLGGTEVNDFNKFGRIYKVVVQAETPFRSDIDAMRHLYVKSSANNTMVPLNTLIQPRKVSAPSTISRFNGVQAVQLSGSPAAGYSSGQALAALEEVAAQILPSGYGYEWSGQSREEKESGNRAPLVFGLAIVFVFLCLAALYESWSVPFAVLLGVPLGLFGAFLFQYARNLENSVYMQIGLVMLIGLAAKNAILIVEFAKVRVDKGMEPVQAAIEAAKVRLRPIIMTSLAFIIGCVPLMLAGGAGAGARNAMGTAVVGGMLVATVLGIFLIPVFFVVVEKVTEKLKVLSNKEARRTEATSKIIIK; this is encoded by the coding sequence ATGGCCAACTTCTTTATTAATCGCCCCGTATTTGCCATCGTCTTGTCGGTCCTCATTACGATAATCGGCGGTATTGCCGCCTTTAACCTGCCGGTGGCCCAGTATCCTCAGATTTCCCCGCCAACGATTGCGGTAAGCACCAATTACTGGGGGGCCAACGCGGAGGTCGTCAATCAAACGGTCGCCCAGGTGATCGAACAGCAGGTCAACGGTGTAGAAGGAATGATTTCGATGTCTTCCACCAGTTCGGATGCCGGTATGTATTCGCTCAGTGTCCAGTTTGAATCCGGGAAAGACGCCGATAATGCCGCTGTGCAGACGCAAAACAGAGTAGCGGAGGCGACGGCCGGCTTGCCCGCATCTGTCCAGGCGGGCGGTGTCACGACCCGGAAGTCTTCCTCAGATATGTCGCTGGTGTTTAGCCTGTGGGCGGACAACGACACGTACAGTCCGAATTTTTTAAAGAACTATGGCAGTATTTATCTGGTGGACAATATCAAACGGGTCAAAGGGGTCGGCGAAGTCGTGGAGTTTGGCTCGGACTACAGTATGAGGATCTGGCTGCAGCCGGAAAAAATGGCCCAGTTGGGGATTTCGGCCAGCGATGTCATTACGGCGATTGAAAAGCAAAATGTGCAGGCGCCGGCCGGCGCCCTCGGCAAGATGCCTGTCGATGCCGGGCAGGAATTCCAGTACACCGCCAGGGTCAAGGGTCGTCTGAGCGATGTAAAGGATTTTGAAGATATTATCATCCTGGCCCAGGCCGATGGCTCTTCCGTTCGGTTAAAAGATGTGGCCAGACTGGAGTTAGGCAGCCGTGATTATACCTATGAAAGCCTGACTAACGGACACCCCGCGACTATGCTGGCCGTGAAGCTGACCAGCGACGCCAATGCAATGGAGACGATAACCAACGTTAAAAAGGTTATCGAAGAGGCGGAAAAAAGCTTTCCGGAAGGCATGCATTATCAAATTGTCATCGATACAACCCAATTTGTCCGCGAATCGATGACTGAGGTGATGAAAACATTTACCGAAGCGTTGCTGCTGGTCGTGGTTGTCGTCTTTCTGTTCTTACAGAGCTGGCGGGCTACGCTAATCCCCGTACTGGCCATACCAGTATCGCTGATCGGCACGTTTGGGGCCTTTATCATCCTGGGCTTTACCATCAATACACTGACTTTGTTCGCCATGGTGCTGGCCATCGGCCTGGTTGTCGATGACGCCATTGTTGTCATTGAGGCGGTTGAATACCACATGCGCTACTCGGGGCTGACGCCGCTGGCAGCAACGCGGCGGGCGATGAACGAGGTTTCGGGACCGGTTGTGGCCATTGCCTTCGTGCTGGCGGCCGTGTTTATTCCGGTGGCCTTCTTTGGCGGCATGATGGGAGTACTCTACAAGCAATTCGCCCTGACCATCGCCGTATCCATGGCGTTGTCGGCGGTGGTGGCGCTGTCCTTGACACCGGCACTCTGTACACTGATCCTAAAACCACATAATCCCAATACACATGATGGGGCTCTTGGCCGTTTTTTTTCCTCCTTTAATGCCTGGTTCGAACAGCAAACCGAAGGCTATGGCAGGCAGTTGAAAAAAATTATCGCGAGATCCCGCCTGTGCATGGCGCTGTTGGCCGTTGTCGTGATTTTGCTGGGCGGATTGTATCAGCTCGTGCCTTCTTCCTTTGTGCCGCAGGAAGATCAAGGCTATTATATGGCTTCGGTTTCTTTGCCGGACGCGGCCAGTTTAAATCGCACCGGCAAAACGGTACAGAGTTTTTCAGCAACGCTGAAAACTCAGCCCGGGGTTGCCGACGTCTTGGCAGTGACGGGCATGGACATCGTAGGGGGTGGCGCCAAATCGAATGCAGGAACGATGTTTATTGGCCTGGCCCCTTGGTCGGAACGCAACACGCCGGAACTGCAGATCAATACGAACATTAGGCAGACATTTATGCTCGGTGCCAAGCTGCCGGAAGGAACGGTGATTGCTTTCAACCCTCCGGCGCTGCCTGGTTTAGGGATGGTAGGCGGATTTACCATGATGCTGCAGAACCTCAACGGTGACTCATTGGCGAAGTTGGATGACATCTCCCGGCAGTTCATTGCTGCGGCCCAGCAGCGTCCGGAAATCGGTTCCATTACCTCGAATTTCAAAGCGGACACGCCGGGCTATGAATTTGACGTTGATCGGCAAAAGGCTGAGAAAATGGGCGTTTCGGTCGATGATATATTTATGGCTTTACAGGTGTTTCTCGGCGGTACGGAGGTCAATGATTTCAATAAATTTGGCCGCATCTACAAGGTAGTTGTCCAGGCGGAAACGCCCTTTCGCAGTGATATCGACGCGATGCGGCACTTGTATGTGAAAAGTAGTGCCAATAACACCATGGTGCCGCTGAATACGTTGATACAACCCCGAAAAGTAAGCGCTCCATCCACTATTAGCCGGTTTAACGGCGTCCAGGCCGTCCAATTGAGCGGCAGCCCGGCGGCAGGCTACAGTTCGGGTCAGGCCCTGGCAGCGCTGGAGGAAGTGGCGGCGCAAATCCTCCCCAGCGGCTATGGCTACGAATGGTCCGGCCAAAGCCGGGAGGAAAAGGAATCCGGTAACCGGGCGCCGCTAGTTTTCGGCTTGGCTATTGTGTTTGTATTTTTGTGCCTGGCTGCATTATATGAAAGCTGGAGTGTGCCGTTCGCGGTGCTGCTTGGCGTTCCGCTGGGATTGTTCGGTGCGTTTCTGTTTCAGTATGCGCGCAATCTGGAGAACAGCGTTTATATGCAGATCGGTCTGGTGATGTTAATCGGTCTGGCAGCAAAAAACGCCATCCTTATCGTCGAGTTCGCCAAGGTCAGGGTGGACAAAGGCATGGAGCCGGTCCAGGCGGCCATTGAAGCGGCCAAGGTTCGCTTACGGCCGATTATCATGACCTCCCTGGCGTTTATTATCGGCTGCGTGCCGCTGATGCTGGCCGGCGGCGCCGGAGCCGGCGCCCGGAATGCGATGGGAACGGCAGTAGTGGGTGGTATGCTGGTAGCAACTGTCCTGGGGATATTTTTGATTCCCGTCTTTTTTGTGGTTGTTGAGAAGGTAACCGAGAAGCTTAAAGTATTGAGCAATAAGGAAGCTCGCCGTACCGAAGCGACTTCGAAAATCATAATCAAATAA
- a CDS encoding SDR family NAD(P)-dependent oxidoreductase: protein MGILEGRTALVVGASSGVGYGCALRFAEEGANVLACARRLDRLGQLAREAEGMSGKIMPTTCDIAKEEDLDKVVAETIKEFGKIEILACIAQGGLEHPTHLLETKPELALESYVTGPLYTMLLMQKCFSYMKERHYGRIITCASGSAVSGTPGFAGYAMAKGAIMSLTRFAAKEWGQFGITTNCFLPVIKSEGFAQSLQGQEAEAMVKKISPVGYFGDAYKDCGPIVAFMASEGSHYMNGQMIGICGGIQIIA, encoded by the coding sequence ATGGGTATTTTAGAGGGAAGAACAGCGCTTGTGGTAGGAGCCAGTTCCGGTGTAGGGTATGGCTGCGCGTTACGTTTTGCCGAAGAAGGTGCCAATGTCCTGGCTTGTGCAAGACGGTTAGACAGATTAGGGCAATTGGCCAGGGAAGCAGAAGGTATGTCCGGTAAAATCATGCCAACGACCTGCGATATTGCAAAAGAGGAAGACCTGGACAAAGTTGTGGCAGAAACCATCAAAGAATTTGGAAAAATAGAAATTCTGGCCTGCATTGCTCAAGGAGGGTTGGAGCATCCTACCCATCTTCTGGAGACAAAACCGGAACTGGCCCTTGAAAGCTATGTAACCGGTCCCCTTTATACAATGCTCTTAATGCAAAAGTGCTTTTCTTACATGAAGGAACGTCATTATGGACGTATTATCACCTGCGCCTCGGGCTCTGCCGTCTCAGGCACACCCGGTTTTGCCGGCTATGCCATGGCTAAGGGCGCTATCATGTCACTTACCCGTTTTGCCGCCAAGGAATGGGGGCAATTTGGCATCACTACCAATTGCTTTTTGCCGGTAATTAAATCGGAAGGTTTTGCTCAAAGCCTCCAAGGCCAGGAAGCTGAGGCAATGGTAAAAAAGATAAGCCCAGTGGGCTATTTTGGTGATGCCTATAAGGATTGCGGCCCTATTGTTGCTTTTATGGCCAGCGAAGGCTCTCATTACATGAACGGGCAGATGATTGGCATCTGCGGTGGCATCCAAATTATTGCTTAA
- the msrB gene encoding peptide-methionine (R)-S-oxide reductase MsrB, with amino-acid sequence MNGKKDEYDKKVMLKNKLTGMQYHVTQENGTEPPFQNEYWDNESEGLYVDIVSGEPLFTSLDKFDSGCGWPSFTKPLANSKIRKKTDRSHNMVRTEVRSMASDSHLGHVFDDGPAPGGLRYCINSAALRFVPKSDLEKEGYGEFLELFK; translated from the coding sequence ATGAACGGAAAAAAGGATGAATATGATAAAAAGGTGATGTTAAAAAACAAACTTACCGGGATGCAATATCATGTCACGCAGGAAAACGGCACCGAGCCGCCGTTTCAAAATGAATACTGGGATAATGAAAGCGAGGGACTATACGTCGATATTGTCAGCGGTGAGCCATTGTTCACTTCACTTGACAAGTTTGATTCCGGCTGCGGCTGGCCAAGTTTTACCAAACCTCTTGCCAACAGCAAGATCAGGAAAAAGACAGACCGAAGCCATAACATGGTCCGCACTGAAGTGCGGAGTATGGCGTCGGACTCGCATCTGGGGCATGTATTCGACGACGGACCTGCTCCCGGCGGACTTCGCTACTGCATCAATTCGGCTGCGTTGCGCTTTGTTCCCAAAAGCGACTTGGAGAAAGAAGGCTACGGAGAATTTCTGGAGTTATTTAAATAA
- a CDS encoding TetR/AcrR family transcriptional regulator produces the protein MQDKPQDKKSAALRATLALISEQGFQGTPMSQIAQRANIGVGTIYRYFSSKEDLINALYIDVKARLVQYTLRNYVEGMPARESFLLILRNIVDYFIEKPVELLFMEQYANSPLITTATHEEGLRMFEPVNNLLSAPEKNNC, from the coding sequence ATGCAGGATAAACCACAGGATAAAAAATCAGCTGCGCTTCGGGCAACTCTTGCGCTTATATCCGAGCAAGGATTTCAGGGTACTCCTATGTCACAAATTGCTCAGAGAGCCAATATCGGAGTAGGTACAATTTACCGCTATTTTTCTAGTAAAGAAGATTTGATAAATGCACTGTATATTGATGTCAAAGCTCGTCTAGTCCAGTATACCCTACGAAATTACGTAGAGGGTATGCCTGCTCGTGAGAGCTTTTTATTGATATTGCGTAATATTGTTGATTACTTTATTGAAAAACCGGTAGAATTACTTTTTATGGAGCAATATGCAAACTCTCCGCTTATCACCACTGCCACCCATGAGGAAGGCTTGCGAATGTTTGAACCAGTCAATAACTTATTAAGCGCGCCAGAGAAGAACAACTGCTAA
- a CDS encoding flavodoxin family protein encodes MVAFNGSPRSNGNTAQSLQLVLAELNKEGIETELVQLGGKKVFGCLACGKCWETQNNRCIRQDDEMNTFIEKIIEADGILIGSPTYFSNVSTEVKALIDRCGFVAKANGGGMLRGKVGSAVIAVRRAGSTFAYSAINFFFGIAEMNIVSSSYWNMTLALEPGDVQKDEEGIQTFQTLGQNMAKLLKQTRA; translated from the coding sequence ACGGGAGTCCGAGAAGCAACGGCAATACTGCGCAGAGCCTGCAACTGGTCCTGGCGGAACTCAACAAGGAGGGCATCGAAACCGAACTGGTCCAACTGGGGGGAAAGAAAGTATTCGGCTGTCTTGCCTGCGGCAAGTGCTGGGAAACCCAAAATAACCGATGTATTCGCCAGGACGATGAAATGAATACGTTCATCGAGAAAATAATCGAGGCGGACGGGATTCTGATCGGTTCGCCCACATATTTCAGCAATGTGTCTACCGAAGTAAAGGCACTCATTGACCGCTGCGGCTTTGTGGCGAAGGCGAATGGCGGCGGCATGCTACGGGGTAAGGTGGGATCTGCCGTTATTGCCGTGCGCCGTGCCGGATCAACTTTTGCCTATTCGGCAATTAATTTCTTTTTCGGCATTGCCGAGATGAATATAGTTTCTTCCAGCTACTGGAACATGACGCTGGCTTTGGAGCCAGGCGATGTGCAAAAAGATGAAGAAGGGATACAGACCTTTCAGACACTAGGACAAAATATGGCGAAACTTTTGAAGCAGACGCGCGCGTAA